The following nucleotide sequence is from Candidatus Desulfatibia profunda.
TTAACTGCGCCCGCGGCGGGATTGTCAACGAGGACGATCTTCTTGAGGCCTTGGAGTCGGGCAAGGTTGCCGGTGCTGCTCTGGATGTTTTCGAAAAGGAACCTCCCGGTGTATGCCGGCTGATTGAACATGAGCAGCTGATTTGTACACCCCATCTGGGGGCTTCCACTCAGGAAGCCCAGACCAAGGTGGCTGTCGATGTGGCCAGCCAGATCATCGATTATCTCAAGAACGGCACCATTTTGAATGCGGTCAATTTTCCGTCAATCACCGGCGATCTTCTTAAAAAGCTGAAACCGTTATTATCTCTGGCCGATCAAATGGGCAGTCTCCAGGCCCAATTGGTTCAGGGACCGGTCGAAGAAGTCTCCATTGAATATGCCGGGGATTTCAAAGGACTGGATCTATCGCCGGTTTCAATCGCGGTATTAAGAGGTTTGCTGGCGCCGGTGGTTAAGGACGATGTTAATTTTGTCAACGCCCAGGTGCTTGCCAAGGAAAGGGGGATAAAGGTCAAAGAGACCACCAGTGATGATTCCGAAGAGTATATCAACCTGGTTACCATCCGGGTGGTGACTTCCGAAATGACCAATACGGTATCCGGAACCATATTCGGCAAGAATCAGACCCGAATTGTCAAGATCAATAATTTCCGCCTCGAGTTGATTCCCCAGGGCCACCTGGCACTGATCTATAATCTGGACAAGCCGGGAGCTATCGGAAGTTTCGCAATGCTTCTCGGTGATCATAAAATTAACATCGACCAGATGCAGGTGGGGCAGGAAGAGACCGGAAAAATGAATATCATTTTTCTTAGAACCAATGTTCCGATATCCGAACATGTGATTGAAAAGTTGCTGGAACTGCCGCTGATTATATCGGTGACGCCCTTGGAGTTTGAGACATAGATGACCGACAATTACGCCAGGATCGTCCGCAGCAATCTTGAAAAACTTTATGGGAACCTGCCGGCGCGGATCTGGCCCGCAAATTACCCGCCCGGCAGATCAAAGATCGCTTTGAATTTGATGCTTTTGGCGCAAGGTGTGCGATCCGGACGGACGGTATCTTTCTCGACCAAGAGCGGCAGGACGGGGTGATCGGGATTCTGCTTTCGCTGTATGCCCTGCATGCCCAAAATGAAATGTGTGTACCGGAACCGTTTAAAGCCTTCAAGGATTTCCCCGACAGCATGCCGTATGCGGCCGCTTTTGTCACCCATACCCAGCAAATTCTGGTCCCTCATGTCGAAAGCATCGAACAAAATAAAGCCCGTATTATGAAACTACTCAGGGCCGGGCAGGCTCCTGCGGAGGCAGGCGGTGATTTTTCATTTCTGGTTTACCCGCTGCCCAAAATTGCCCTGTGTTATATTTTCTATCATACCGACGACGATTTTCCGGCCTCGGTCACCTGCCTTTACTCGAACAATGCCCGGCAGTTCTTGCCGATCGACGCTCTGGCCGACGTCGGGGAATATACCTCTAAAAAAATTCTTGATCTTCTTTAACAGCTCAGTCCTCATCCAAAACCTGTCGAACCATTTCAAGCATTTTTCTGATCTCATAGGGCTTACCGATAAAATTCTTGGCGCCCTTCTCGATGGTTTCTTTGACAGGGCCGGTGTCGGAATAACCGCTGGCAATCACAACCTTTGCGCGGGCATTCGACTTGAGAAGTTCTTCAAGACAGCGCATGCCGCCCATACCCGGCATGATCAAATCGAGTATCACCAGATCGATCCTGCCCTGCTCCCGGCGGTAAAGGTCCAAAGCGCTCTCACCGTCAACGGCTGTCAGCACATTATAGCCTAACTTCTCAAGTATCTGCTTGCCGAGGTCCCTGATGGCGTCCTCGTCATCCACCAGCAGCACTGTTTCGGTGCCGCCGCTGACAGGGGCTTCTGTCTCTTGCTCCTCCGGCTCGGCTTCTTTATCCATGGCCGGAAAATAAATTTTAAAGCTGGTGCCCGCACCGGGCTCGCTGGAGCAGGTAATGTAACCGTGGTAGCTTTTGACAATCCCATAGACAATCGCCAATCCCAGACCGGTTCCTTTGCCGACTTCTTTGGTGGTAAAAAAAGGTTCAAAGATGCGATCCAGGGTCCCTCTATTCATACCGTGGCCGGTATCCGAGACCGTAAGAAGCACGTAATCGCCGGGTGTTGCGCCCAAATGGGTCCGGCAGTATTCCTCGTCAAGGCTTGCGTTTTCCGTTCGGATGATGAGTCTGCCGCCCTCGGGCATGGCATCCTTGGCATTGATCGCCAGGTTCATGATGACCTGCTCAACCTGAGACGGATCGGCATTGACAGCCTTTAAAGGCTCGGCCAGGCGCAGTTCAATATCGATCATCTTCGGAATGGTGCGCTTCAGTAAATTTATTGCCTGTCTCACCGTTCGGTTCAGATCTAACAGCAGTTTTTTGCTTTCCACCTTGCGGCTGAAGGTGAGCAGTTGCCGGGTCAGCTCGCCGCCTCTTTGGGCGGCATAAGCGATCTGTTGCAGTTTTCGATATTCCGCGTCGCTTTCATTTTTGTCAAGGAGCAGCAGATCGGCGTAGCCCTGGATGGCCTGCAGCAGGTTGTTGAAATCGTGCGCGATACCTCCGGCCAGGGTTCCTACCGCTTCCATCTTCTGGAAATGGAGCAGTTGTTTCTCAGCCTCTTTTCGATCCGTGATGTCTCTTATCGTCGTCCACATCCCTTCAGGATGGCCCTCTTCATCTCGAATAAGATAGGTCCGGACCTCAACCGGAAATACCCTGCCGTCTTTTCCGATGTACTCCTTTTCATAGAAGTCCGAGTAACCTCTTGTAAAGACTTGCTCCTCAAGGATTTTAGAGTCGATGGGATGCCACTTTTTCGGCGTAATATTTTCATAGGTCAGCCGGCGGATCTCTTCTTCAGGGTAGCCCAGCATGCGCTGAAACGCAGGGTTGAATTCGGTGATGGTCCCTTCCATGTTTACGGCGGTGAAACCGTCCCGCAGTCCTTTATAGAGTTCACGGTACTTTTTCTCTGATTTCCTTATGTTTTCCTCGGCAAACTTGCGATCGGTGATATCATAAAACACCCCGCTGACATATTCGATGTCCCCATTTTCATTGCAAACGATATATCCTCTTTCCTGTATCCAGATGATATTGCCGGCCTTGGTGGTAATCCTGTAATCACGTGCATAGGAT
It contains:
- a CDS encoding phosphoglycerate dehydrogenase, which codes for MKVLVSDNLGEAGIRMFQEEDGIDVDVKTGLPPEELKKIIGNYDALVIRSATKVTENLLEAATRLKVIGRAGIGLDNVDIPAATKRGIIVMNTPGGNVITTAEHAIAMILTLSRNIPQGTATLKKGLWEKKKLQGREIYNKILGVIGFGKIGSIVADRARGLKMQVIVHDPYVRPEQIEKEGFESVSLEELYRRSDYITIHVPKLKDTTNLLNKDVFNKMKAGVMIVNCARGGIVNEDDLLEALESGKVAGAALDVFEKEPPGVCRLIEHEQLICTPHLGASTQEAQTKVAVDVASQIIDYLKNGTILNAVNFPSITGDLLKKLKPLLSLADQMGSLQAQLVQGPVEEVSIEYAGDFKGLDLSPVSIAVLRGLLAPVVKDDVNFVNAQVLAKERGIKVKETTSDDSEEYINLVTIRVVTSEMTNTVSGTIFGKNQTRIVKINNFRLELIPQGHLALIYNLDKPGAIGSFAMLLGDHKINIDQMQVGQEETGKMNIIFLRTNVPISEHVIEKLLELPLIISVTPLEFET
- a CDS encoding PAS domain S-box protein, with amino-acid sequence MAGKPTCEQLEQKVKELEEKNLEGRALLNATTDAVVLLDPRGMILEINETYARRFHQRRDDLLGTCVWDLFPSEVIEPRRANVNKVFETGQPVSMEDQRHGVWNYTKIYPICNLQGKVIKVAVFAHDITEPKLMEQTLLESEKKYRSIFENITDGYYRADLEGNLILVSPSGVELLGYDSAEEMIGKNIAKEFYGDPQEREYLRKEILKHGKIIFQGTLKRKDGTLILTETNSRLVHDQTGKPIAVEGIFRDITEHKRADDLKRVNERLRQEVNQRKLAEEALKESEETYRLLVNNLPGFVFKGFKDWSVEFYDNKVEVLTGYNVHTFNSGRMKWIDLIVPDDIEPARKIFIRALKTDKSYARDYRITTKAGNIIWIQERGYIVCNENGDIEYVSGVFYDITDRKFAEENIRKSEKKYRELYKGLRDGFTAVNMEGTITEFNPAFQRMLGYPEEEIRRLTYENITPKKWHPIDSKILEEQVFTRGYSDFYEKEYIGKDGRVFPVEVRTYLIRDEEGHPEGMWTTIRDITDRKEAEKQLLHFQKMEAVGTLAGGIAHDFNNLLQAIQGYADLLLLDKNESDAEYRKLQQIAYAAQRGGELTRQLLTFSRKVESKKLLLDLNRTVRQAINLLKRTIPKMIDIELRLAEPLKAVNADPSQVEQVIMNLAINAKDAMPEGGRLIIRTENASLDEEYCRTHLGATPGDYVLLTVSDTGHGMNRGTLDRIFEPFFTTKEVGKGTGLGLAIVYGIVKSYHGYITCSSEPGAGTSFKIYFPAMDKEAEPEEQETEAPVSGGTETVLLVDDEDAIRDLGKQILEKLGYNVLTAVDGESALDLYRREQGRIDLVILDLIMPGMGGMRCLEELLKSNARAKVVIASGYSDTGPVKETIEKGAKNFIGKPYEIRKMLEMVRQVLDED